ttagaataataatctgagcctttcagtcgcaaaaaaagcacttttagtggaccaaattgacgatgcacatttgccccatagggttacattgcagtccggtctgtggctgccggttacagcgttcatgcttaatactggaccaattttaaagattgttgttcacttgtgtcacttacacacaaaaacataggaaaaaagGGTTGAAAccaaacagtagttaccctttaacaagACAGATGTTTGAGGGAATTAGAAAGGATTAGGCAAACAAATATTTTCCATCCACACTGtaaaacctttttattttagAATAGTAGACAAATTGGTCATTATCTAACGTAAttagatacaaatacaaaaaacaaaaggttattctttacatttactgtataaagtacataaacatttacatttaaagctGAAATACTAAGATAATACTGTATTACGAACCTAAATACGAAGAAACTGTTAGaacaatattttattaaaacaggAATGCAGGAAATAATGCTTTCTCAGCTAGTTTTTCTTTTGAGATCATTGCACACCACTGGAACTATTATCTGATGATGTTTTAAGTGATCAGTTAAATTAAACCGATTTTGTCAGGGCACTTACTGCTGAGGCGACCCCATCCAGTGACGTAGCAGGGCTCGTCATGGGGGAGGATGAAGCCGGCAGCAGGGAGACAAGCAGCCATGATGCTGTCAGAGAAGGTAACAGGGGACTCCAGCTTGATCAGGGCGATGTCATTACTGGagaggaaaaacacatttagatTCATCATACACCTGCTGTAAAATGTTTACAGAAATGATCTTTTTGATTTTCAGCAAAGTCTCGCAAGCCACAACCTTAGAgcgaagtctttttttttttttttaccggatGAACAAGGGGTTCCATTTCTCATGCACAACAATGTTAGCGGTGCCCATGAACACAACACCCTCCTCAGTCTGGATCAGGTTGTGCTTTCCCATGGCAACTCTGTACTCCTTGCCACTGCTGGAAGTTGACAGAGAGAAGAATATGAAGCAGTGAAGTATTAGCTCAGAGATCCTCTTCAAAGATTACATTTCTTGATgcttttctgtagtaagcttaAAAGACAATCACTATCCAAATTACCAACCATGTTTTGTAGATTCTATATGAAAATGTGGTGTTCCTAACAAGCATTTTAATCTACTGTTAAGTCctaaaagtgaaaagaaaagcGGAGGAATGTGCTAGTGGTTTGAGATCATTCCCTTTGGGCTCTGGATTCAAAGAACTTCATGAATTAAGTAAAATTGTATTGGAAACTAAATAAATCACATActttaatatacatatataattccACACAGCATGATCCATGTCAGTGATTGCTAATATTGTGTCAGTGCTGCATTGAGTCATGATAACCTATCATCATGAACGGTTTTGGGCTCCATTGATCCATACCTGATACAGTGAGCAGCAGTGAGGACCCACTGGTCAGAGATCAGAGTACCTCCACAGGTGTGTCTCCACTCGCCCTGTCTGTTGTACTGCAGGGAAATCTAAAACGTACATATGAACACAATCAACAAGTGTTCTTTTCTGTATCTGCCCTCAAAGACTTACTGTATACAGGCACACATGCAGCTGTATCTCTTTCATATATTAAATGCACCCTGACTTAAgccaaataataattaaaaactgTCCTGTTTTCTGTGCCTTTGATGAATTATTTTCGTTATTGATTTTGGGGCAACTTATTGCACTGTAACCACTATATTATTGgtccattattattttttgtctatttgtatattattttatttatctaaatgtattctattttaattcattaatttgattatttagtgtcttttaaacattgttttattgcATTTCTGTGCCTTATGTAAAACACTTTGAATTTGCTCTATTATTGTGATAGTTGTAGTGTTCTtgtcacatactgtactgtatatctgaACAGCCTATAATTTACTATACTCTCATGAAGTCTGCAGTCTTAAATAAGTATTTTTCCAACAGTCGATGCCTTGTTTTCAGAGCATTTTTTACCTGCCATGGCCAGCTGTGAGGCCTGACATCCTCTCCTCCAACCACCCTCGTCACCACAGGGGGGAAGGTGGGCACGCCACACCCGTAGGctgaagagacagacagagacagactctTAACTATTAATCTGCATTCAGTTTGTAGAGAAAGCTGAAATTACGTAGTTGCATGGCTCAATGCAGATGtaacagtgttgtgtgtgtgtgtgtgtgtgtgtgtgtaagatccTTACCACCAGCAACAAAGAGAGCAAAAACCACAAACTTCATCATGTCTGTATCTCCACAGTTTGCAGTGAAACATCTGACATATTTATACTTTTCATGATGTTATGCAACCTACAAAAACTGTGTCAAATTCCTGGAAATTTTCCCTTTGACAATTCTTTATACTGGGGTGGAGCTAAGTGTACAGCAAAACAGCCAGAACTGACCAGGATAACGAGGCCAAGGCCAAAGTGTCCTGGAGTTATGTATAATTTTTGGACTTGTTTGTTAAACAAGTCAGGGGAATGAAAGGTTTTTAGCTTTATCGTCAAGAGCTAGAGGCTGACATGAAGAGCCTTATTTCATACCAAATGTAGCCCTCCCTACTCTGATTTCCTTTACAAAGAAACACAGTACCTGCTCCAGCAGCTGAAGTTTCCATTGCTCATGAAAGCACCGAATGTTTCCTGTGGCCGTGTAGTACTTATTAGTACC
The genomic region above belongs to Sander lucioperca isolate FBNREF2018 chromosome 12, SLUC_FBN_1.2, whole genome shotgun sequence and contains:
- the LOC116040883 gene encoding chymotrypsin-C-like; the protein is MMKFVVFALFVAGAYGCGVPTFPPVVTRVVGGEDVRPHSWPWQISLQYNRQGEWRHTCGGTLISDQWVLTAAHCISSGKEYRVAMGKHNLIQTEEGVVFMGTANIVVHEKWNPLFIRNDIALIKLESPVTFSDSIMAACLPAAGFILPHDEPCYVTGWGRLSTGGPIADILQQALLPVVDHATCTKPDWWGSQVKDTMVCAGGDGVVSGCNGDSGGPLNCQKTDGVWEVHGIVSFGSGLSCNFPKKPTVFTQVSSYIDWISSKMVAY